TTGCTTCGATCCATGCTGGACGTGAAAACTCTGATCCGGCTGCAAGTGCCGATCAAGTCATCACGAATGTCTCTGGTATCGATGCGTATATTTTAGGCCATGATCACCGTTCTTTCGCAGAAAAAATCCAAGGACCAAATGGCCCTGTTCCTGTCGCTGGTCCTAAAGATACCGGAACCGAAATGATTAAGATCGACCTTGATCTCGAAAAAACTGGAGACAAATGGCACGTCAAAAACAGTGTTCCCGCCATCATAAGTACTAAAACTGTCCCAGCAGATGAAACATTAAAAGCAGAAACGAAAGAATACCATGATAAAACGAGAGAATTTATCTCAGAAAAAATTGGAACAGCGACTGGCGACTTTTTACCGCCTGAAGAAATAAAAGGAATTCCAGAAGCGCAACTGCGTCCGACTGCCATGATTTCTCTGATCAACAATGTTCAACGAAAAGCAACTGGTTCACAGCTTGCTGCCTCTGCTCTCTTTAAAGCAGATAGTAAATTAAACGCAGGAGATATCTCATACTCAAACATCTTTGATATTTATAAATATCCTAATACATTAGTCAGTGTCAATATCACTGGGGAAAATCTTTTAACATACATGGAAAATCAAGCGGATTATTACAATACGCCTAGTCCAGATGATTTAACTATTAGTTTTAACGAAAAAATCCGTGTATACAACTATGATGTTTTTTCTGGAATTTCTTATAAAATCGATATCTCTAAACCACATGGACAGCGTATAATCAATCCAACGATCGACGAAAAACCAGTTGACCCGGCTGCAAATTATAGCATTGCTATGAACAATTATCGTTATGAAGGATTATTAACACAAGGTCTCGTGACGGAAGAACCCATCAAATCCACTGATCCAGAAACACTTCGTGGTTTGATCGCTGATTATATACGTGAAAAACAAACTCTTGATCCCGTAGTTGAAATTGAAAATAACTGGGAAGTGATTGGCTATCATTTCAATAAAAACTGGCGTGATCTAGCTGTTAAACTAGTGAATGATGGTACCTTACAAACACAACCTGCTGCCGATGGTCGGACGCCTAACGTCAAACCAATCACAAAACAAGATATTCTCAATGCTGGCTTCTCACCTGAATCAATCACGATCATGCATACAAACGATGTTCACGGACGTTTAGAAGGTAACGGCAAGGATGTTTTAGGCATGGCTCGATTAAAAACGTACAAAGATTTAGTACAACCTGACCTTTTGATTGATGCAGGAGATGTTTTCCAAGGTTTGCCGATCTCCAATTTCTCTAAAGGAATGGATATGGCAGCTGTCATGAATGAAGTGGGCTACGATGCGATGGCTGTTGGTAACCATGAATTTGACTTTGGATTTGATACGGCCATGGAATATAAGAACAAACTGAACTTTCCAATCTTATCCAACAACACATTTAAAGATGGAAAACTGGTCTTTGAACCTTACACAATCGTTGAAAAAACTGGGAAGAAATACGCAATTATTGGGGTAACGACACCAGAAACAGCAACGAAAACTCACCCAAACAATGTAAAAGGTGTGACGTTTGCCGATCCAATCGCTGAAACGAAAAAAGCAATCAACGCAATCAAAGATTCTGGCGAAGCGGTTACTGCTTATGTTGTAACAGGTCATTTAGGCATCGACGAAACCACACCACATGAATGGCGTGGCGATACATTGGCTGAAACATTAAGTAAAGAATATCCTGATTTGAATATCACTGTTTTAGATGGCCATTCACATACAGCTGTAGATGGCGGCAAACAGTTTGGAAACGTCATGTATACCCAAACAGGGAATTACTTGAACAATGTCGGTTTAGTAGATGTTGACTTAACAGACCTTAGCAAAAAAACAGCTTCCTTAACACCAGCAGAATCTTTAGCTAGCTTAGAGGAAAATCCTGCAGTCAAAGCATTAGTTGATCAAGCTAAAGCTAATTTTGAAGAGTGGGGCTCAGAGGTTGTAATTGAAAACAATCCTTATCAATTCAATGGAGAACGCGATAATGTACGAACTAGAGAAACCAATTTAGGGAATTTGATTGGAGATGCCATGTGGACTTATGGACAACACGGCTTTAAAAGCCAAACCGATTTCGCTGTTACAAATGGTGGCGGTATCCGAGCAAATATTGAACCTGGCAAAGTAACGTTAGGTGATGTTATTGCCGTCATGCCGTTTGGAAATAGTATCTCTCAAATCAGTGTTACAGGTAGCCAAGTCAAAGATATGTTTGAATTATCCCTTCGCTCTATGGCTCAAAAAGACAAAAATGGTAAGATCATATTAGATGACTTTAATCAGCCTAAACTTGGTGCAAATGGCGGTTTCCTTCATGTTTCCAGCACGATTCGTGTACACTATGATTCAACTAAAAAAGGTTCTTTACTGCCAGCAGACGAAGGCAACGGGACAGATAAAACCATTGTTGGAGAACGAGTATTGCAAATTGAAGTTCAAGACCGCACGACCGGAAAATTCGCGCCAATCGATGAAAAAGCAACCTATCATATGGCGACAAACGACTACTTGGCAGCTGGCGGCGATGGCTATGATATGCTAGGCGGCGAGCGTGAAGAAGGCCCTTCTTTAGACACAGTCTTGATCAATCATCTAAAACAAGGTGCAAACCTTCGTTTATATGATGCTGCTACAAATATTGACTTATCACAATACAAAGAAGCCTTTCCAGGTGAACGGATCGTCTCCATTTCAGAAGCTGAGTTCAATAAGAAAAACAAACCCGAACCTGTACCAAATCCTGATCCAAAAGATCCAGATAAAACAAAACCGAATGAGCTAAAACCAGCAAAACCTAGTGATAAAACAGTGAATTACCCGAAAATGGGTGAAAAAATTGTTACCTATGGTGGTTTAGGTATCCTTATCATTGGTCTTTCTGGTTATAGTTTCTATGAATATAATCGTAAACGGAAAATAGGATAACTAAAAAAGATGGCTGCCAAACAAGTGCAGTCATCTTTTTTCTTATTTCTCGTTATTCATATAAGGCATGTTTTTCCCATAGCCTTCTTTATTCACTTGTCTTGCACGAGCAATCGCTAAGTCAAACTCAGCTACATCATCTGTAATGGTTGAACCTGCTGCGATAACTGAATTCGCTGCAACATTCACAGGTGCAATCAAATTTGTCGCTGATCCAATAAACGCATGATCGCCAATGCTCGTCCGATGTTTGTCTTTACCATCGTAGTTCACAAAAACTACACCACAGCCAACATTGATATTTTTACCTAAATCAGCATCCCCAACATAAGTCAGATGTCCGACTTTAGTATCTTCTGCCACCGTTGCATTTTTGATTTCCACAAAGTTACCAACGTGAACACGTTCGCCGATTTCAGCTTTTGGACGAATATGAGCAAATGGGCCTACGTCTGCATCTTTGCGAATAATACTTTCCTCGACAATTGATTGGGTGATTTTCACATTATCTTCAATTACACTATCAACGATTTCAGAATGTGCACCGATGAAACAATCATCCCCAATCACTGTTTTCCCTTTTAAATGTACCCCTGCTTCAATTACTGTATCTGAACCAATCACGACACCTTCATCGATATAAGTTGAATCAGGATCGATAAAGGATACACCATTTCTCATATGCATCGTATTTAAACGACGGTGCATGATTTTATTCGCTTCAGCTAAAGCTACACGATCATTGATTCCCATCGCTTCTTCAAAGTCAGCCATTTGATAGGCCGCGACAGTTTTGCCTTCTTTTTTAAGGATCTCAATAATATCTGTTAAATAATATTCGCCTTGGGCATTGTTGGTATTGATTTTAGATAAAGCATTGAATAACGCCTCGTTATCAAAACAAAATGTCCCAGTATTGATTTCTTGAACACGAGCTTCTTGTTCAGATGCATCTTTTTGCTCCACGATTTTTTCAACGATGCCTACATGATCACGAATGATACGACCATATCCCGTTGGATCTTCCGCATGCGCTGTTAAAATCGTCGCACTGGCGTTTTTACCTTGATGGTAATCAAAAAGGTTCACTAATGTTTCAGAAGTCAAAAGCGGTGTATCTCCTGTAATAACCAGCGTTGTTCCTTTTTTGCCTGCTAAATGCGATTCTGCTTGCAACACAGCATGTCCTGTTCCTAATTGTTCTGCTTGTAAAGCATATTGGCTACGCTCGCCTAAATGGCTTTTGATTGCTTCTGCACCATGACCTACGATCGTGACAACTTCACTTGGATTCGTTTTTTCGACTTGATCCATGATGTGCTCTACCATTGGTTTTCCAGCGACAGGATGCAACACTTTATAAAGTGTTGATTTCATACGTGTTCCTTTACCGGCAGCGAGGATAATGACATATCTGTTTTCCAATTGCTTCACTCCTAAGAATTGTTTTATTTTCAATCGTTTATTTTCAATTTATGCACCATGTTTTAGTTTAGCTTACTCTTTATGGTTTTTCAACTGAACCAATTGCTTTTTTGCTATACCAATTTATAATTTTGAGGATTTGCGTTATAATATATATGCTTATATGTTATCTAGCTACACGAGCTAACCACTTCGCTCCGCTTCGATCTCAACAATTCCTAAGAGCTAAAGCTCTAAGGATTGAAGGTCTCGGAAAAAAAATGGATTGTGACAAAAAACATCACATTCAATGTTTCCTATTTTTCTGTCAAGGTTGAACGAGCTCGTTTCGCTTTTATTTTGGGGGTGATAATATGATACTTAAACAAACACACGTATCTCATTCAAAAGCCCATTCAGGTTTGACATAATAAAGTGCTTTGGTTGTTGAAGGATTGCCTTTACGCAAAGTACTTTATCACTTGAATGATAGAGAGGAAATCCATTATGAATAAACAAATACAACCATATCAATTTAATTTTATTAGAAAACAAGCCAATATTTTGCTACAAGCTCATTTATCTGTAAATGATAAAAATACAATCAAAACACTGCAAGCGATCGTTCTTGAGAAAATCAATGAACAGTTTGGTGCAGATAAAGATCAGTTACAGCCTTTATTAGAAGGATTTTTAGAAGCTGCGACTTCTAAGCCTAGACTGGAACACTATTTGGAAGAGTTAAAAGAAGCGGTGATTCCGTTTGATTTGCCTTCAAAACAACAACTAACAAAGCTTTTTAAAAAGACGAAGAAATTAAAAATCCCCGAGTGGGAAATGATGGATTTGCGTGATTATACCTTTTACAGCTGGAATGACAGTGGGAAACAGCAGAAATTTATTATCGCTTCAATCGACGGACAGCTCGTCGGTGTTTCCGGAACAATTGCTCCTACGACTCAGAAGGGCATCTGCCCGATTTGCCATGAAACGTCAGAAGTTGCGATGTTTCTGTCTAAAGTGAAAGAATCTGGTGATGGGATGTACACAAAGCGTGGGAATTATATTTGCTATGATAGTGAGAAATGTAACCATAATATCGAGCGCAGAGAAGAGTTAGAAGCGTTTGTTCAGAATGTGAAATTTACGAAGTAAAACATTACCTAGAGGAAATCGCCTCTAGGTTTTTATTTTTTTGATCTCCTACTTTTTCGAATTATTTTACTAGTTGGCATTATTAGATTGACTGGCTATTTCTCTTTAAACTAAAATGATTTACTCTATCAAAAAGATCTAAAAAAAACTGAGCTAACAAAGGAGGAATACTATAGTGAGCAGTCTAGTTGTATATCCAGCAATTTTTAATCAAGAAGGAAATAACTATAACGTTACATTTCCTGACCTCCCAGAAGTAATTACATTTGGTAACGGTATCGAGCATGCCGTAGAAATGGCTCAAGAAGCGTTAGGTTTGGCAATCTATAATAAAACAGAATTGCCTACCACATCTGATCCAAGAAAAATAAAATTAGACAATAAAACTGATTTCGTTTTAATGGTTACTTTGGATCTAGATGAATATAGAAGGAAATTCCATTCAAAATCTGTAAGAAAAAATACATCAATTCCAGAATGGATCAATGACTTAGCCGAAAAAGAAAATATAAATTTTTCTCAGACTTTGACAGAAGCACTTAAAAATAAGTTGAATGTCTGAAAATTTCTGCAGGCTGTTTAAAGTTATTGTGGGAATAAATTCTTGTTGATACAATATTTCTACCTGAAGCGAGCACAACCAAGCTTCAATTGGTTTGATTATGCTCATTTTATTTTCACACTAAAAAGTATTATTTTTTTTCAAATCAGCCTAGTCTTCTCTCGTAAGAAAAGTAATCACATTGTATTCACTTTGTTTTTACTATATAATAAAAGAAATGATACGGAGGGATCTAACATGAAAACAAGACGACAAGGAAATGCAATTGTGTTAACAATACCCGCTAAATTTGGTATTGAAGAAAATATTGATTATGTCGCCGTCAAAGGTGAAGACGAGAGTATAACGTTCATTAAAAAACAGTCTAACTTATTCAAAGAAGCTTTCGAGAACAATCAAGAGATAGAAGTTGGAGAAGGGTTCCCTGAAGATTCTGCTGGAAGGGAATTAATGTAATGGTTTTTAGTGTTCACGGATATACCCCAAAACGCGGAGATATCGTGGTAATCTACTTTGACCCTAGCGTTGGGCGTGAAATTCAAAAGAAACGGCCAGGCATTGTTATTAGCAGTGATGAATATAATGCCGTAACTGGAATGATTGCAGTTTGTCCAATAACGTCTACGAAAAACACAAAAAATCATTTTATTTCTTTAGATACCAATCATCAAATAACTGGATACATCAATCCTCTTCAAGTTAAAACATTTGATTTTACTGCTCCAGAAAGAAATGTTCGGTTCATAGAAAAAGCGACGTTGAAAGAAATTGGTGAAACGGCACAGATTGTCAGCATGATCTTTGATTTTTCAAATTTGATGACAGAATAAAAAACTTAGTTGGATATAGTTCATCTCAAATATAAAAAAGTACTGACAACATTCATTCCTTAACTTTGTTAGCGTATAAAAAAATCGTGTTATAATGACAATGAAAAGAGAGATATGCGCTAACATACCTCTCTGGTGTAGATAGTACCAGTAAAAAGCTGGCGGCTATAGATTAAACGGTAAAAGTAAACCATTTTAACCTGCTAAAGTTAAAAAAATGGTTTATTTTTTTTGATTAAATTTCAATATGGCAACTCCTAACATTGCAAAACTAATCGCAAGTGTTAATGCTTCATATCCTGACAACTCTATTCCTTTCCAGAGACACAGCCATTAATCATCAGGCATCACCATTTTCCAAGAGAT
The DNA window shown above is from Enterococcus sp. 12C11_DIV0727 and carries:
- a CDS encoding 5'-nucleotidase C-terminal domain-containing protein, with the translated sequence MKKSVLKKVQLGLQVLMVSTLLASTSATTAFAIEQQTSETTQPESTVSSTTPDEQETTTPTNKEGTAQRLTILGTSDVHGQLWNWSYEDDKQTPVGLSQVSSVVNNIRAENPNGTILIDNGDMNQGTILTDDLYNKTPLIAKPNPMIKAMNYMEYDAMVLGNHEFNFGLDLITKLDTEAAFPILSANTYVKDSGSRFVGGTTKKAVDLDGDGTTDLTVGIIGLTTPQIPLWDGAKVDSLYFNPLKEEAEKAVAELKNDTDIIVASIHAGRENSDPAASADQVITNVSGIDAYILGHDHRSFAEKIQGPNGPVPVAGPKDTGTEMIKIDLDLEKTGDKWHVKNSVPAIISTKTVPADETLKAETKEYHDKTREFISEKIGTATGDFLPPEEIKGIPEAQLRPTAMISLINNVQRKATGSQLAASALFKADSKLNAGDISYSNIFDIYKYPNTLVSVNITGENLLTYMENQADYYNTPSPDDLTISFNEKIRVYNYDVFSGISYKIDISKPHGQRIINPTIDEKPVDPAANYSIAMNNYRYEGLLTQGLVTEEPIKSTDPETLRGLIADYIREKQTLDPVVEIENNWEVIGYHFNKNWRDLAVKLVNDGTLQTQPAADGRTPNVKPITKQDILNAGFSPESITIMHTNDVHGRLEGNGKDVLGMARLKTYKDLVQPDLLIDAGDVFQGLPISNFSKGMDMAAVMNEVGYDAMAVGNHEFDFGFDTAMEYKNKLNFPILSNNTFKDGKLVFEPYTIVEKTGKKYAIIGVTTPETATKTHPNNVKGVTFADPIAETKKAINAIKDSGEAVTAYVVTGHLGIDETTPHEWRGDTLAETLSKEYPDLNITVLDGHSHTAVDGGKQFGNVMYTQTGNYLNNVGLVDVDLTDLSKKTASLTPAESLASLEENPAVKALVDQAKANFEEWGSEVVIENNPYQFNGERDNVRTRETNLGNLIGDAMWTYGQHGFKSQTDFAVTNGGGIRANIEPGKVTLGDVIAVMPFGNSISQISVTGSQVKDMFELSLRSMAQKDKNGKIILDDFNQPKLGANGGFLHVSSTIRVHYDSTKKGSLLPADEGNGTDKTIVGERVLQIEVQDRTTGKFAPIDEKATYHMATNDYLAAGGDGYDMLGGEREEGPSLDTVLINHLKQGANLRLYDAATNIDLSQYKEAFPGERIVSISEAEFNKKNKPEPVPNPDPKDPDKTKPNELKPAKPSDKTVNYPKMGEKIVTYGGLGILIIGLSGYSFYEYNRKRKIG
- the glmU gene encoding bifunctional UDP-N-acetylglucosamine diphosphorylase/glucosamine-1-phosphate N-acetyltransferase GlmU; the encoded protein is MENRYVIILAAGKGTRMKSTLYKVLHPVAGKPMVEHIMDQVEKTNPSEVVTIVGHGAEAIKSHLGERSQYALQAEQLGTGHAVLQAESHLAGKKGTTLVITGDTPLLTSETLVNLFDYHQGKNASATILTAHAEDPTGYGRIIRDHVGIVEKIVEQKDASEQEARVQEINTGTFCFDNEALFNALSKINTNNAQGEYYLTDIIEILKKEGKTVAAYQMADFEEAMGINDRVALAEANKIMHRRLNTMHMRNGVSFIDPDSTYIDEGVVIGSDTVIEAGVHLKGKTVIGDDCFIGAHSEIVDSVIEDNVKITQSIVEESIIRKDADVGPFAHIRPKAEIGERVHVGNFVEIKNATVAEDTKVGHLTYVGDADLGKNINVGCGVVFVNYDGKDKHRTSIGDHAFIGSATNLIAPVNVAANSVIAAGSTITDDVAEFDLAIARARQVNKEGYGKNMPYMNNEK
- a CDS encoding FusB/FusC family EF-G-binding protein, with the translated sequence MNKQIQPYQFNFIRKQANILLQAHLSVNDKNTIKTLQAIVLEKINEQFGADKDQLQPLLEGFLEAATSKPRLEHYLEELKEAVIPFDLPSKQQLTKLFKKTKKLKIPEWEMMDLRDYTFYSWNDSGKQQKFIIASIDGQLVGVSGTIAPTTQKGICPICHETSEVAMFLSKVKESGDGMYTKRGNYICYDSEKCNHNIERREELEAFVQNVKFTK
- a CDS encoding type II toxin-antitoxin system HicB family antitoxin, encoding MSSLVVYPAIFNQEGNNYNVTFPDLPEVITFGNGIEHAVEMAQEALGLAIYNKTELPTTSDPRKIKLDNKTDFVLMVTLDLDEYRRKFHSKSVRKNTSIPEWINDLAEKENINFSQTLTEALKNKLNV
- the mazE gene encoding type II toxin-antitoxin system PemI/MazE family antitoxin codes for the protein MKTRRQGNAIVLTIPAKFGIEENIDYVAVKGEDESITFIKKQSNLFKEAFENNQEIEVGEGFPEDSAGRELM
- a CDS encoding type II toxin-antitoxin system PemK/MazF family toxin, producing MVFSVHGYTPKRGDIVVIYFDPSVGREIQKKRPGIVISSDEYNAVTGMIAVCPITSTKNTKNHFISLDTNHQITGYINPLQVKTFDFTAPERNVRFIEKATLKEIGETAQIVSMIFDFSNLMTE